AGTTGCATGGCCTGGTTCAGGTTGTAGCCGATGGAGTTTAGGGAGTCGTCGAGTTCCAGGAGAAAGCAGCTCACCAGCTCCCCCCGCCGGGCCCGCCCGGCGTTCAGGAAGGTGGGGGTGGCGGGCTGGTAGCGCTGCTCCATCAGGGCCTCGAGGTAGGCCCGGGCTTTGGCTGGGTTCCCCTGGGCCAGGTGCAGGGCCACCGCCAGAACCCGATCCTCGTAGCGCTCGAGGTACCGCTTCTTATCGTCGGTCTTGAGGGCGTAGTCCTTGTAAAACTTAGAGATGGCCATGAAGCTCTGGAAGCGGAAGCCGTAGCTGTAGGCCAGGTCAGATAACTCGAGCACCTCCTCTTCCCGGTAGCGAGCAAAAAAGTCCTCATAGTAGCCCTCAGCGATGAGGGCCTTGAGGCGCTGGATGGGGTCGGAAAACTTCCTTAGCTTCTGCTCTACCTCGGCCTCGAAGGCCTGTACGGCCTCTTGGTCTTTCTCGAGCTGGAAAAAGCCGTCTTTCTTGTGCAGTACCGCACTGTTGAGTTCCAGGTAACGCACCGTTCAACCTCCGTTAGATCCGGACCGCCGGATCCAAATGCTCCAAGGCGTCCAGAAAGCGGCGGCGGTCGCTCTCGAGGCCCGCCAGCTCAAACTTGAGCAGCACCGGCCAGCCATAGCGCTCGGTCAGTCGGTCGGCGGCCCTGGCGAAATTGCGCCCCCAGTTGCGGTTGCCGCTGGCCGCCACTCCCCGGATGAAAGGGTGGTTGGCCCGGGCAAAAAGTTCCACCTCCGGGGGCACCTGGCCGAACCCTGTGGTGTAGGTCAGCAGCACCGCGGGTTCCTCCAAGCACTCGAGGCCACTCTCGATGCGCAGCAAGGGCAAAGCCAGCCGCGCAGCAAAGCGGGCGGTGTTGCCGGTTTTTGAGGCATACGCTATGAGCACTACTCCTCCCCAAATTCAAACAGAACTCTCCCTATCGGCACCCAGATAGGGTGCCAAGGTGGCGGAGAATCACACTGGTACT
Above is a genomic segment from Meiothermus sp. CFH 77666 containing:
- the nrdI gene encoding class Ib ribonucleoside-diphosphate reductase assembly flavoprotein NrdI; the encoded protein is MLIAYASKTGNTARFAARLALPLLRIESGLECLEEPAVLLTYTTGFGQVPPEVELFARANHPFIRGVAASGNRNWGRNFARAADRLTERYGWPVLLKFELAGLESDRRRFLDALEHLDPAVRI